From the genome of Denticeps clupeoides chromosome 17, fDenClu1.1, whole genome shotgun sequence:
TTCCAGACAATGCAGGAATGATAAGCAGAGAGCATTTAGTGTAGACATGATTTAGTGCAAGCAAACTGTAGATAAGTGTAACAATTTGGCAAAGTAATTTTACAGCTTGTACCGGGAAGCACTTCAGACTGCCTCTATGGTTGAGCTCAAACATCTTTTGAAACACTCTGAGTGCCTCTGCCTCACATCCTGTCTGCAAAAGAAAAGCAACTGAGTCAAATCTGATCTGTTCATATCATTGCTGGTATAATActcaatatatatttattgcacCTCCATAAGAAACTTGGGGCTCTCTGGCATCACAAGTTTGAATATAAGAGCTGAAGACAGGCTTGGGACCGAACAGAGCACCACAAACAGCCTCCAGCTCTGGAAGTCAAGCGAGCCCAGCTGAAATCTGGTGGATGTGTTGGGTATGATGAGCCAGGCCAAACCTGTGGGTAACAAGAACACAAatgctttttacttttatgccgAATCAGAACATTCACAGAACATTCACAATTAAATCATTATACACAAGCTTCAAATGTTATATTAAACTTTTTGGCCAATTTCAATGATAATAAAATGGTAACATTAGGGTAATAAACATATCGAACTAGAAGATGGCCAGACACAGGTTCAACTCCCATTTACCACTGTGCCCCtgagaataaatgaataaacgtTGAAAAATATATCCTGCTGGTTAATCAGATCCAAGTAACAACCAATTGTCTTCAATTTACtgactgcattaaaaaaaaaagaagtaaagagGAAACCCACTCAGTGTGACTTCACTGTTCATGGCCTGTGAACCAAATCTTTTAAGCTATAAAAAACAATCCAaaaatgttcatacattttttatttatttttgtataatgtTCAGAACGAATTTTATTTGTGCTTTGAGATTGTTAGTACAACCCAGCAGTGGTGCTCTCATATTGCACTCAAACTTATGAAAAGTCCCACTCTTGAACCTCCCACACATTTTGGGATGCAAATGTGTGGCATTTTATGTCAGCAGAGGATGATCCGTTTAACAGCCAGTGAAGGTGGACAGAATCCTGTGTCCTCTTCAAAGTCTCAAACAACGTCTAACCATATTTTCTTGCAGTTATATGATTCTATAATTAGAATCATTCAgagtatttgcagtgttttattcctccatttcaataaaaaattgtgGTTTCAAAATGTGGCCTAATTACAGTGGCACTAAAACTGAACGTATCTGACATGTTTGTACAGTTTTGATAAAATGCAAGGAATTATACCTGCTGCCAGAATGTTTCCTGCCATCCAGAAAGTAGCCAAAGCACTGATCATAGCACCCCTCTTAAGGTGTGGCTGAAACTCCGAAAAGTATGAAAAAATGACTGGCATTGAGCCCCCAACCCTGGAAGAGACAAACACAGAAGACAACACTAGTCCTTTTAGAGCGGAACAGATCAAACATTACTTTACAGGCCCTTCTACTCACCCAATACCACTGATAAACCGCAGAAGCAGGAACATCCAGAAGCTGGGGGCCAGGCTGGCCAAGGCACCAAACACTCCATTTACTGCCATGGAGACAACAAGGACCTTCTGGCGACCTCTCCGATCAGCAAGGCAGCCCCATGCATATCCGCCCACCATCATTCCTTCAGGAATAACAAAGACATCAGATGCATTTATTCTGGAAATCTGACTGAGCTTACATTCGGTTTAAGAGGAAAGGACACAACAAAatcaccaagaaatacactggcAGTGAGCATCCCCATGTCTGAAGAGGTGAGCTGCAAATCACACCGGGCTGTTGGCAGTAAGAACGACATGCACAATATCTCCACGGCATCGCTGGCATTTGCCCATCCACATGCCACCAAAAGAAGGCCGTGGAACAACCCAAAGCCTATTAGAAAAAGGAAAGCAATACATTTGTGTTATATTACTATTTCTATTCTTCTTCAGTTCCTTGGAATTATTGTTCACTAACAACATCAGCGTAGATCATTTATACAGACTGACACTTGACAGCATAATGCGGAGTACCTGCTTCTTCAAGTGCCTCTGAATAGGAGCATTTTTTATGGCCATTGGTTGCTTGGTGCTCTCCTGTGCAGCATTCTAAACAAGGAGAAACAATTCATCAGGATTGGCAAGATTCACCAGCCCAACCTGCCACATTATTGGGGatgttttaattacaaaatcaagatacatttcaTGTAGCTGCATTCAGACAAATTGAGAAAAAGCCACGGTTTGAAATGGTCATGCCTATATATTAGAATGAAAAACAACCTTCTCCGTCATCCGAGTGTAGTACGGAGTAATCGCAACTCGAGGAGAGAAGCGGCTGTCGAGATGCATCTGCGCAAGTCTCTCCGTGGTTTCGGCGAGACATCAAGTAAGGCGACCGAAGGCGAACTGGTGACAGAGTCTTATGGATTTTTCTTgattgaaattaaaatgaaattgcaCAGAAAACACAGCGAAAACTACATATTTCGTACAAGTAATAATGTTTACATCCGGATCACGTGAACTTCTACATGTATCAAAGTAAAAGGCCAAGAAAGTATAATACGTCTTACTGCAAAACAGGCAATAAACCatctgtttttattaaaaaaaaacacattattgtATAAAACCAGATATTTTTATCCTGAACGATAATACCCATGTTGTCCGTTCCATGTGGTCATAGGTTAATTTGTATCTGCAAAGTATAGCATGTCTAAAATGTAGCATACGTGTGTACATGGATTGTAGTTATTTAATGCTACTCTAATATGTTATCGTATTGTAAGGGAGTTATGAAAATCTTTATACGACATTATATTCCATACAGCAGAATGGAAATATGGCTAAACTTTCTttgagacttttattttgaagaggATACTGGATTCTGTCTACGCTGAACTCTTCTCTAGCTTCCTTGTTGCTAACCGTATTCAGCCATTTTATACAAACTATACATTTAAAACGGACTTTATTATACGCAAACAGTGAGCAGTTTCCTTGAGACTCGCATAATGGCGCAATAAATGAGTTTGTTTTGAGAAATCCAACATTTGCGCGAAAGACACTTCACGTGTTTGCCAGTGGGGGGCGTTACGGCGATTTTCCcggtaaggttttttttttcatgccctCGTCttgacaaagtttttttttttttttttttattttgctgctgtCGTGTCCGTCTGCGGTATATGAATGAAGATGGCGGCCAGTTCGGAGCGGAGTCCTCCTCCCTTCCCCGACGCGGAGGATCAGGAGTCGGAGCCCGCTCTGCGGGACGAGGACAGCGACGAGGGCGCAGATATTTTCCTGGGCACTGTGAGTCGgaagcctttctctccccccgcCGCCCCGCACTCGCGAACCGAACAGGCCAAACGGGCAGCTGCGCGGGATGAACTTCGAAAACTCCTTCCCTCGCTCGCCGAACCCCTCTCGGCCGCACGGCTTTGCACGTCCGCCTCCGGAGCCGTACACGCGGTTCGGTGGCGCGGCGTCTGACTAAAGAAGGGCGAGAAGGGCTTTAAAGTGACACACGCCCACACGGTTAGCCGGCTAGCGGCGCGGACTTCCCCGAGACCCGCACGCCGAGCCGCCGGCGCAGGAGGCGACGGTTCCGCCTCGGGTGTCGCGTGTGATTCGTAGCGGCGACGGGCgcgcttttcaccccccctCCGGTTCGCCTCAGCCCGCGGCCAGGCCCGTCTGCACCCGTGACCGTCCTGGACAGGGGCGCGGGGTTTCCACACGTTTTCCTCCGAGCGAAACATGGATGCTCTGTCGTCAGGCTGTACTGTTAAGATGGGCGAGGGCCAGGTGAGAGCTCGTCgtactttttgtcttttttttttttttttttttttatcttcatccTTGATTCTGATGATCGCCAGTAGACGCGAATCGTTTTGTAGATTCGCTGCGTGGTCGCTGCCGGAACGTCGGTGACTAAATCGGTGTTGCAACGACTTTTCCTGCGTGTCTGGATGCCTCCCTTCTGCAGAAACGGgaacaaagtcgaaaaaaatgGACCACGCAGCGCACATGTTGCTGGTTTTGATTTGGTGTTGATGAGCATGTTCACGTCGCCCGTACAgagcaaaaaaacttttttatttatttatttgattcacTGCGTATTTTTCTTTGCGCATGTAAGTATACGACATGTGTTTACGCGCTACGTACACCACTGAATGCAGCGGCCAAAGTTCTGGCCTGGCCCGTGTGTTGCTCCTCGTAAAATAAAGCCAGCTCAGCCGCCAGTCATGTGAGCCTCAGATGTGACCTCTTGGCCATTGTCAAGCTTCAGAGGTGTTaagacagcatttttttttttttttttttttttttttgcttgaacCGCGTTCTGCGAGTTTTTCTGCATGATTCGTCAGTGTTTTCTGCTATTGAACTGTTTGTaaaaccagtgtgtgtgtgtgtgtgttgtttttgtccatTGGCCCGATTCCTTAGAACCCATTGGAGGCCATGGCTGATTCTACCTTTTCTGCAAGCGATGTCCTCAGCGACCTGCCGAATGACTTGTTAGGTGAACCACCAAGCGCTGTCTTCGGTGACCCTTTATCAAATATTAGCAAACAGGAGTCCACCTCCAATCCAGCCAAACAGTCAAGCAAGTTGCCATCTGACGTGCCATGTGACATCTTCGACCCTTTGCATGGAACAGGCATGGAGCCGAAAGATGATGGCAAAAATGCCTCCTTGATTGACATCGTTATAAACCCGGTCACTAGTGCCAAGGACAATCTGCCGGTGGACGATCTGCTCAGCCAGCCAGAGATCGATATCCCCGCTAAGACAAAAACGGAACAGCCAGCTGAGCTGAGGAGCGAAGAGCGGCCAAAGGATGAGCCACTGAGTGTGGCCTCCAGCAAACCGAAGAAAGACCTGTTCGAAGACTCGCCTGAAGACCTGTTCAGTGAGCTGCCCAAAACCAAGGCCAAGACCAAGCCCCAAATGGACCTCTTCGGTGACTCCTCGCCTGACTTATTCATGGACGCGAAAGCTGCAGCGGACACCGGACCTGGCCGAAATGCCCCGGCTGACCTCTTCTCTGAAGAGTCTGTGGCCACAACCACCAGCAAATCGGCGAAATCGAACATCAGTGCCAACTCTATTGTTACTGCCAATTCCAAGGCCAATGGCGTTCACTCTGATGAAGAGGAGCAAGACATTTTTGCaggtacccccccccccccccaacacacacacacacacacacacttgaattTACAGTAgctcacatttttatatattcacattttttgcattgtcTTATATTTTGACAATTGATTTACAATTGATTTAATCTATTGCATTACACACATATTAGTTATGTATTAAAAATCTTTCAATTTGATGTTAAGCCTACAGCACTGAAAGCTCGGAAATGCCATTTTGGATTTAGAAATGTTAGTTGTAACATAGTCTGGTCTGCAAATTCCTGTGTCAGCTCTGTGCAGCTTTCCCTCAGGAAGTAGAAAGCGGGACCAGAAGTGTGCCTCACTGACCCGACGCGCTGACCTGACGCTGGTTCTGCTgatgggggatttttttttggctctgaGAACTGTGTAGATGTTTAtcctcaagtttttttttttcgtggttTGTTTGCTTCTGTTCTTTTCTGGTGATCCTTGCTGCTTTTACACATGGGCTCAGGTTCCAGTTTAGAGAAACATATCACGTTATTGAGATCTAGTTATGTCTGTTGCTATGGTGCTAAATTACGTtaaattggctttttttttttttttcgctcttCTGAAACGGAGAGAAGTATGACATTGATTATGAGACTTCTCTCTTTAGATCTCccttttaatttgttttcttcGTCTGTCTCTTAGAGGCCACTGTTGAGCTGTCCCTGGACAGTCCCCACAATAATCGAAAGACGTTGGACACCACCAAGCCCTCAGAACCTGCTTCCTCCCTTTCAGCTGCTGCCGGTTCTTCTAAAGCTCAGGCCAAAACCTTAGAAGAGGTGGGAcaacagcactttttttttttcaatgttcatgTGTACCTTTCCTC
Proteins encoded in this window:
- the sv2 gene encoding synaptic vesicle glycoprotein 2B, translated to MSRRNHGETCADASRQPLLSSSCDYSVLHSDDGEECCTGEHQATNGHKKCSYSEALEEAGFGLFHGLLLVACGWANASDAVEILCMSFLLPTARCDLQLTSSDMGMLTASVFLGMMVGGYAWGCLADRRGRQKVLVVSMAVNGVFGALASLAPSFWMFLLLRFISGIGVGGSMPVIFSYFSEFQPHLKRGAMISALATFWMAGNILAAGLAWLIIPNTSTRFQLGSLDFQSWRLFVVLCSVPSLSSALIFKLVMPESPKFLMETGCEAEALRVFQKMFELNHRGSLKCFPVRGLLTTSSQQESHSGMLVRGKAQPLLDLFKKGVEPILQIFSGPLSSRSAVMTIIFYCISFGYYGLWMWFPELFKRAEEGGSPCANISIHTQENGSCYPVKTAVYMEGFITAASNLPGNILTILLMDIVGGKILLFISLLVSSISVFFIWVVRTKTHSVVMSCVFSGVSVICWNALDVLSTELYPTHLRSSALGFFSGVARIAAITGNVIFGQLVDTNCAVPVLLVSAFLLTGGLVTLRLPRTKQTQLG